In Xiphophorus hellerii strain 12219 chromosome 8, Xiphophorus_hellerii-4.1, whole genome shotgun sequence, the genomic window CTAAATATGTCTGCCATAAAGAAGGACTTTGACCATTGGCATAAAAATTTGTTGGGTTTAATATCTCATTTTCTCATTCACTTAAGGTcatgatacaacagcagcaaatcTTTAGTGTATTAAACACTAAATACAAAATGAGCCCATGACATTAGCATGAACATACACAGAAAAcgcaatagtttttttttttttggagccCTGGGTTACTGCCCCTGTAAACCCTTTCCAAAGTCTAGCCCAGGCTGCATTGCTGTTTTTGGTTTAAACCTTAAGACACCTTTCAGATCTGTTCTAAACCCGTTCTACCCTgcttcttgtcttttctgtgaatgaacacacaaaacacaagcagcCTCTTTCCCCAGATGTTCCTCCATCCACACGGCCAGCAGCGAAGCTGTTGGCACGACCCCGCAGCCCCCTTTCCCTCGCCGCAAGCTCAGCTCGAACGGCGTCTGATGACTTCCAGATTGGCCACTTGATGAACCGTGCAATCTGACGAGCGCTGCAGAGAGTCAGGCCCAATTAGCTCCCAGACGCTTTGGGTTGATTTGCAATTTCAGAAAGCGAGGATGAAAGGAGCCAGAGCCTCTGACGCTTTGCTTCTTCTCATACCTTGACGGGAAAGATTTGGACTCACGGCCACACACTGTAGGAgtgaatgatttaaaaatgactgaactTTTAAGTTCAAATTTCCTCTAAGATTTGGACTCGCTGCCACACACTGTAGAAgtgaatgatttaaaaatgactgaactCAGTTTCTTGGGTAATTGTATCTTAAAGTTGCATTTTAGTTACAAATTTCCCcaacatgtaaatgtttttacgtGTGAATACAGTGTCACACCATGATCATGAACAAAGCTGCAGTGTTTTAGAAAATCTATATGTATTTGTCATACAGACAAGTACACActccatatttttttaaatatttagtataaAATATCTTAACTTACTTGTaacattaaagcaaaaacatacagtataagAGCTTATTCCCAGGTATCTACCACGAAATCTAAGAAATGCATACATTTAGTATGTCaaatgcaaattatttcacaccagcacacatttaaaatagcaccaagaaaatattatgtattttcttggCATATAGTGCACAATCAAGCaaatatgttaccttcagttgttagaaaaatgctgtacatatcaaatacgattcaaaagaaatttgacttcgaCATTTAACGCcctgaaattgggtctctgtttctttaagaagctcctcctctttctgaaactccgccttcaggaagtcatcacaaaatcgctcctctattaacacttCAACAACGTTTtcaccagcattgcactgagaagtagctcctataatgagttCAGCCGACGCGGAGTTCCAAACTACTAACCATGTtagatttcctttaataatttctcattttctacaaatgagaacatttctcatttctaaatttctaaccacaaatttttattttgggtttttcttctttggtttgaggttaaaatctaaaaaccaGATGGTGGACAGTGTGAATGTTacctctgtgacctctgacctgcagcttCAGCAGATCTCTCCATTAGGAGAAATGAAGTCCCATGAACTGCACGTTATTCTGCCGCAAAAATAATCGGTTTTCACGTTTAACTTTTAATTGTTGTTGAACACGCATAAAATTTGTTACTGATAACTGTAGTAGATGATACTGGTaagcagaggtgtgaccaagtcactgtgttgcaagtctcaagtaagtctcaagtctctgtcctcaagtccgagtcaagtctcaagtaaagaaggcaaaagtcgagtcaagtctcaagtcaggaacctttaatttcaagtcatttcgagtcgtttttatttatttatttttttataatttgcaattatacataaaattcaaataatagaccatttgttctttttaaaatatgtatttgaggttcatttgtgatcctcttattcatctggtattcttcaaatctgtcagaagtaaacagatgtcagaaaataaattacagccattcatgaattacatttgacttcagtttactccttctattcataaataaacatcaacactacaacaatcatagtttgcaaaaaatgaaataagtataaatgaagttatcacaagtaacctcaggaaggtctggtgcatttatttttctgcttttatttctaagtatgttagtttcagtcctccgtaaatatgggacagatattctaaacacaaaatttatttgggacagtcactgtatttggtctttttttttttcccagcaaagctatactacttggaaatgggttctgtgccacatgtgacagtcacgccttAACTTaacagtcagtgcattaagtcaaaaacagttgacttaatgcactgactgcagtaaacaatatattgtcaatataatttcccaacgtagatgtcttcaaatacaccaaccatccttagatgatactagacccggctcatcatcatgatgggacagagagactctgttccctgtgttcaggtccagaatctgctttctgttccggagccccgctcactatccaccggcttcctgagctaacacggtgcacattgtttgtggaggcatttgaaggaccggatttatggtaaatcatcaccaatttaacccggagtacacatgctaacacgaagttagctaaagtcaactatcttacagcaaaagaaaagtgccacctaccgatctttgtgaagcttcaaatgccggacaaagttggacgtcgtggcatctccatccgatattctcttcttgcatgttttacaagttgcagttcgttttttagtcgaaagttcataacctacgtagccaaaagaaattactcgcggaagcatattcgagcggttatttcgtatttcgttccctgagctctgtagctttgccgcgtttttttaaacgtccaaatcctgttaatttgattggttgtgctgcagctacgtacacacacatacataaggagagaggaaaaacatagtgactgcgcatattgatacggagtgagtgaaattaattaatgacgccactttataaataatgtgttttaaattttaagactttgagtaaaaaatatcaagtcttttcaagtaaacagcttcaagtcgagtcaagtcccaagtcaatggcatgaaagtcaaagtcaagtccgagtctttgagcattttttcaagtcaagtctcaagtcgtgattttaacgactcgagtctgactcgagtccaagtcatgtgactcgagtccccacctctgctgGTAAGTACAGATTAAGtagatacaaaaaataaagaaaaggtaTTCTGTGATTTAAATACTGAATTTCCTTATTTTAACCCAGCAACATATTTTCACTAACATTTGTCAATATAGCTACAATAAATCATCACTTTAATAATATGTAAGTATGTTACAAAGGTTTATTATAGTGATATATACTAAGACTAAGTTGAATCACTTCCTGCAGTCGTTCGACTGTATTCGCCAAAGCTTTGGCAGCCATCTTTCTTTCACATCACAACTCATTTCCAACCATAAACTTAAGATTCCAACAAGCTAGTTGCATCAAAACggcacaaaacaaagaaaaaaactcaagatAAAAGAATTTTCAGCAAAGCAGAATCCTTCTCGGCTCATCGCAGTGAATCAAAACAAACCAGCACAGCAGTAGCCAAAGTGCTTTGGCTGTCAGCAACAACCAGCAACAGCACTTACTTAGAGATGTCTTCTGGATCCGCCATCGGAGCAGTTGCTTGACCTCACCTAACTTTAATGAGTCGGGTGGACCCCCAGGCAGCTTGAagaatcctcagcttgattgtagTGGTCGGTTCAGTGTCCATCATCGATCAGCTGACGGTATTAGAGGCCATCTTTTCTCCTCAGATGTTTTAGGGAAGCCAGCTGCCCAACAAACCGCTGCTGAGAGGCCAAGGTCCGTCGTTCCTTGTCCACTGCTctgtttattcacaaaaaatagCTTCCATAATTTCACcaggaaaatttaaaaaaacttagaaTAAGGGTTCCGACAAACAACTTACTTAAACAGACGTAGCGATTTCAAAACGCTCCAGTAGCAAATGGCGCTCCAGTGGCCTACTGGCCCAATCTAGGCCCTGATACTCTACAGGTGTGTTAAGGTGCCAACACGGACACAATTTCAGGTTGGACCGCAAAAGTTTTCAGTTATTTAAGCAAGGCGTCCGGGCGGATTCAGCGTGTTAGGAGactagaaattatttttacaccGGGCTTCGGAGTTGATGAATATCAGAACGGTTTCATGTCGCTGTGTGGCCGGGCACGCGGGCCGTAGAAGCTCCATGTCGCTATCGCGCATGACACGTGCACCTGTTCGGCAGGGTTGCCAGGTCCGACAGTTTCCAGTGGAAACACAATGTAAAACCCGCCCAAATAAAACAGTCCAAATGAGATATATATAATGTTtcattgtttaattattttataattatataaGGGATAAACTGACTTGTTCTTAGAAAGATTTCATATTTGCCTGtccaaacactgaaaaacagtCCGAATCTCAACCTCAATTAAAATTCAAgttaatttatatatatgtactgaagcaaaacatgaaaaatcaaaattaaacttctaaacatagattaaaaacaaacgcAAACGATATAAAAAGTCACGATTTGttgttccaaaaataaaatcacatagTTTACGGTTATTTCAGACTCTGTGTCCAGTGCAACTTTGCAGCACTTCAAAACAAGAACAGATAGAGACAGAGACGAGAAAAGGTGTAGATAATGATGCATATTGAAAATCTTTCACATACATCATGGTGTTCCGTGTGGTGACTGTTCTCAATAGCTTCATAATAAATCGGGTGTCAAATCCACCAATGTCAAATCAGACATTGGTGGAAAACTGGTGACCCCCTGTGGTAGTTAGCTGATATTACAAGtccactttttatttatttttgcattttacagaGGCAGACTACATTAGGTCGATATGGCTGCAAAAGAAACAATGGAAGCCATAAGGAGAATTTTATTCATTAGaacaataaatatacaaaactCAATCTCAAACTACTCAACACATGACTGAAGGTAAAACCAgtgtgcattttaaaatgacaccaAACCATCTGAGAGCATACAAAGTATACATACAGTCCTTCTCCCCCCTCTACAGTCATCAGAACTGGCTTAGAGATAATTTAAGTACCAGTGTATATATCAAACCATGCTGACTGTAAGGAATAACCTGAAGCCACTGTGCATCTACATTAACACACAGCATAAAAGTTAAGCACTTCTCTCAGTTTTACCACAttattgatcacataaaaaaaatcagtaggTAACATGCATAAATACCCTTCTTTCATGAATGACCTCTTGTTGCTTAGTAACATCATTGATGGGAGACGGACAgtaaataaagactttttttttttttaatacatcttCCTTCAAAGGCTTATGCGGCTGTTATACTTCATAACACAAACTGTGATCGAGGAGACATTCAAGCAATGGAAAGCACCTTGGGGCTCGTAATATCTCTAGAAAAATAgatattcaaatgtttttttcttttagaagaTAAAATGCACTGACAATGCTTGATAACTGATGTCTTCATCGGAGTCTGAACTTTACTTCCAAATTTAAAGTGCCATGTTCTTTGGATTGCACAATGGAAAGAGTACGCTGAATGATACAAGCAAAACAACATGTcaggaaaaaagataaatagttAATTTTTTCCAAGGTCTGTTTCTGTTACAAAATAGGAGAAACGTTTCAAAGCAAATGACATTAAAtggaagttaaatatttcaaacttgcttctttttttaaaacgtacaacaaaaaagaaaacagtaaggGGAAAAGATAGGATGGACAGGTGATAGGCTCCACCCCCTGGATGAACAGAGGAAGTCATGATTGGATAGATACTTGTGGTTTGCTGATAAATCAACACTGCCATCTAGAGGACAATGTTTCACTACAGCTGCTGATACACGTTTcttcaatttaatgtttttgcactACCTTAATCTGCTTAACTACTGTGTATAAAAATGCAACACAGACTTGATTGGAGAGTTTAAGATTTTGGGTGAATGACTCCAGAATTTGCACTAAAGCTTGGAGATAAAAAAGCAAGGATGGAAAAATACAAGGTCATGACCTAGAATGCACAGCATCCATCTTTTAGAAATACACAGTCCCTCCACTAGGGGTCCCTGGTCTTAAGTTATGCACCTTTTGATTTTAGCATAGTTTAAAAGTACCAGaagacatttttgcattttcttttcaccaAATAATAAACTCATTAATGTCAAGTGATTTGAACGAGAGGTCAAAGTATTCCAAAGTGCTTAATGGAGGGAAAAACGCCCCGAAGATCTCAGAGACAGTGAGAGAGTAGGAAGTATCTGTCCCTGATCCTACAGGCAACAGCAAACATCCAAAAAGGCACACAAGCATTTAACTtggccacacacacacgtacacgcgcgcgcgcgtgcacacacacacgtgaaCCCACACAAAGGAAGTCGAGCACACCAGTTAAGTGGTTAAGAGGAGGTTCCAGAGTGCGCAACACGGCCGGGTCCCAGGAACGTTCCAGGTGATTGTTTCTCACTGAGGCTGAGATTGTGGTCGAATGTCAGATCAAAGGCCGCTTGTTAAACCTCCTCAGTTCCCGTCTGACAGCTGGAGGGAGGCTCAATAAGAGAGGGCGGCGGGAGGGGACTGAGCTCTTCACGTTGATTAGACTTGCTCTTTGAATGCTTCTTGCGCAGCCGTGGAGGCGGCGTTGGCAGCCGCCGTCCGAACCGTCTTGTTGGCCATGACGCCGGTGGCAAACTCCTGCTGGGCCTTCTCGAAGCTGGCGCCAGTGGTACGGTAGAGCGCGTGGATCTGGAAAACAACCAGAGGGTTAATTTGACCGCTACGTTCTCAAAGGTTGGACAAATCGGTTAGAGGCTTACCTTCTTGAACATAATGAGGGACAGGACAGCCAGAGAGGTGAAGAGAGCTGCAATGAGGATCATTAGGATGCCCACTGGGACGCTTTTGTTCAGGCCAGTCAAAGCCGAGATCCAACCGCTAAGATGGAGGAACAGCACGACAGAACATTAATAACTCTACAGAGGCACGGTGACATTTCTTTCACTACTCATTCTAGCTCTGAAAccaaaaaacatgcaatttcCTGCACTAGATACTCATGTTTATCTTTACACTTTGccacaaaatgtaaagataaactgaaggaaacgacacaaaaacatttgaaggcactgagcacaacttccttcttcatgaaatgtaaacagaaatggagtggcgtcagattttagtgattGTAGGATCTATTTTGTCGTTGGTAATAGACCACAAGCCGTTTCTTCTGCTAGTCCTAGAACCGGACATTTGATTTAGTCGTGTTTACCCAAAACAGCAAAACGTGCTACAgaccacttcctgcttttggagcggtctccagaaTGCTTAGCATCCATTTATGCCTTCGAAGCGCCACAGCTCATTTCAACCGAACagagacctaggtttttaggtggaccagagttcaatCAAGCATTCAAACTcctcaaacaaaccagactttctaggcaaaccaACTAGAGTTTgcttaaagtggactaaacagtgctagtgtgaatgcacccttttTAAACTTGTGTTTGTTGTCAGTTCAAGATGCGTTTTGGGGTACGTCGCCACCAGCTGGGCAGATCTAGAAAGTCTAATTTGTGCCTGTAGTCATTTACAAAATAGACATAAACAACCTTATGTCTAAGCTGTCTGGATTGTgaacagcaattttcaagttttgccacaaATTTCCATCAGAATATAAATCTGCTaccaaatgcaaaaaaaattaaaaaaaatactcccctttttgtgaatttcttgtgatacagaaacatttagtcATAATCCTCCTATATAAGTGAACTACATtctgctgaaaacacaaaatgtttgacCTTATCGTCTCACCTCGCACCCCAGCCAGTAATACCAATACTCTGGAGGACGTAGACTCCAAACTGACAGATGtacacaaagaagaagacaaaaaatctgaaagagcTGTCGCTCCTGCAGgaagaacaaagagaaaaaaaatgagtgaGACAGAGGAAACATCGCCTGtactgtttgtcttttcttccaGATCTGTTTACCTGAATGCTCCGTAAAGCGGTCTGTACCAACAGACGAAAGAACAAGGCGTGAAGAGCAGCACCCAGAGGATGGACAGGCCAAAGTCCACTCCGCGTGTTGGGTCCACGCAGAACCAGGCCAGGCAGCCCACCAGGTTGGCCAGCAGCGTCCCAGCGTGAACTGAAAGTAGGATAGGAGGATGAAGGAGCGTTTACTGAAACTGGGACTGTAAGACTTTTgggatgcaaacaattaattGACTTCCGACTAACTATCAACTAATAGCATGTTAGGTCAGAATGAATTCCAGTCAATTAACTAATAATGTTCGCTTAGACCTTCTttaagtgttgt contains:
- the LOC116724962 gene encoding secretory carrier-associated membrane protein 1 isoform X3, with protein sequence MDPSVTQARQTATAGPEEYNPFSDAKPVPVQSPAGMAPRSAGPGATTQPAIMRASEEPPAYSQPQAQESSGAASELLRRQEELERKAAELDRREREMQSLSASGGRKNNWPPLPEKFPVGPCFYHDITVDIPVDFQKTVKIMYYLWMFHAGTLLANLVGCLAWFCVDPTRGVDFGLSILWVLLFTPCSFVCWYRPLYGAFRSDSSFRFFVFFFVYICQFGVYVLQSIGITGWGASGWISALTGLNKSVPVGILMILIAALFTSLAVLSLIMFKKIHALYRTTGASFEKAQQEFATGVMANKTVRTAAANAASTAAQEAFKEQV
- the LOC116724962 gene encoding secretory carrier-associated membrane protein 1 isoform X1 gives rise to the protein MSSFDSNPFADQDFSSPFQDPSVTQARQTATAGPEEYNPFSDAKPVPVQSPAGMAPRSAGPGATTQPAIMRASEEPPAYSQPQAQESSGAASELLRRQEELERKAAELDRREREMQSLSASGGRKNNWPPLPEKFPVGPCFYHDITVDIPVDFQKTVKIMYYLWMFHAGTLLANLVGCLAWFCVDPTRGVDFGLSILWVLLFTPCSFVCWYRPLYGAFRSDSSFRFFVFFFVYICQFGVYVLQSIGITGWGASGWISALTGLNKSVPVGILMILIAALFTSLAVLSLIMFKKIHALYRTTGASFEKAQQEFATGVMANKTVRTAAANAASTAAQEAFKEQV
- the LOC116724962 gene encoding secretory carrier-associated membrane protein 1 isoform X2 — its product is MSSFDSNPFADQDFSSPFQDPSVTQARQTATAGPEEYNPFSDAKPSPAGMAPRSAGPGATTQPAIMRASEEPPAYSQPQAQESSGAASELLRRQEELERKAAELDRREREMQSLSASGGRKNNWPPLPEKFPVGPCFYHDITVDIPVDFQKTVKIMYYLWMFHAGTLLANLVGCLAWFCVDPTRGVDFGLSILWVLLFTPCSFVCWYRPLYGAFRSDSSFRFFVFFFVYICQFGVYVLQSIGITGWGASGWISALTGLNKSVPVGILMILIAALFTSLAVLSLIMFKKIHALYRTTGASFEKAQQEFATGVMANKTVRTAAANAASTAAQEAFKEQV
- the LOC116724962 gene encoding secretory carrier-associated membrane protein 1 isoform X4 gives rise to the protein MDPSVTQARQTATAGPEEYNPFSDAKPSPAGMAPRSAGPGATTQPAIMRASEEPPAYSQPQAQESSGAASELLRRQEELERKAAELDRREREMQSLSASGGRKNNWPPLPEKFPVGPCFYHDITVDIPVDFQKTVKIMYYLWMFHAGTLLANLVGCLAWFCVDPTRGVDFGLSILWVLLFTPCSFVCWYRPLYGAFRSDSSFRFFVFFFVYICQFGVYVLQSIGITGWGASGWISALTGLNKSVPVGILMILIAALFTSLAVLSLIMFKKIHALYRTTGASFEKAQQEFATGVMANKTVRTAAANAASTAAQEAFKEQV